A window of Paenibacillus phoenicis genomic DNA:
ACGGCAACGTACCGCTGGTTTTCGGTGTCCAAGGTGACTGTCTCAGCCTCTACATAGGGGGCGGCAGCGGCTTGCACGTCTTCCAACGTCACTTTGTCCCTATCGCTCAGCGCCATCACGGCCGCCCGCAAATCGGAAAGCTTGATCAGCAGCTTCGTTTCGCCGTCGGCTTGGGCGGAGACGATATCTTCGGAGACGTTGACCATCCCTTGAGAATTCGTTACCGACTGCACGACCAGCGTGCCGATCACGAGCAGCATGGCAACTAAGAGCAGCACAGAGATTAAAGCATAACCTTGCTCTTGGCGGATTGTGGCTAGTCCTCGTTTTGTCATCCACACGCACCTCACGAAATCAGTTTGATGGAAACGAACAGATAGATTGGCTCGACCTTGGGCTCATTCTTTAGCGCCACTTGAAGGTTCACCCACAGATCGTTAGGGCCTTTGGAAAAAGTGGTGCCGGTTAAATCCAACCTCTCGTCGCTGAAACGTTCGCCGTTGAGGAGAAGCTGTCCCCCGACAAGCTGAAAGCGGAGCGTCTGGGTCGTTTCCGTCAGCGCATCGGTGACCACTTCCGCTTGAAATTGCGTAAAGGTGCCCGAGCCCGAAATGGACACGGCGTTTCTCAGCTTGGTCTGAAGGGCTGAACTGAGCGTGATCGCTTCGTTCCGAAGCTGGGTTTCATGGTTAACCCGTCCAAAAGCGAACAGCGATGTGGTCAGCACGGTAGACACCAGGACGACCAGCAATCCGGATAAAGCCAAGGCGGCCAGCAGCTCCACCAGCGTAATTCCGTCTTCCCGGCGAATCAGCCGCAATCGATGCTTCATGACGAGCCCCCTCCGGCGATTGCGTAGTTTTTCTTCACAGCCCCGGTTATCGAGACTTTGTGTCTATATTCGCCTGCGCCCTGGGATGGGTCAGGCTGCCAATAGGCTGTTACGGTGATGTACAGAATGTCAGGATGGGAAGGATAGTCCGAATGATGGCTGCTCACCTCGGTTTCTAGCAAATAGATTCCGCGAGTGATATTCGGCAGCGTTCCCGGGGATCGGCTAGCCCAAGTCTGCAGCTGCGAAAACCCCATCGCTTGCACCTCGTGCAGTCGGGCGTTCGCCAGATGGGTTGCGGATAAACGCTGATTCGTAAGTCTGCTCTGCGATGCACTGTTCGAGAAATAAGATAACAAAGCTAAGCAGACGACGGAGAGAATCACTAACGCCAGGGCTACCTCAAGTAAGGTCAGACCGTCTTCCCGCGCAAATGCCCGGAGAAGAGGTGATTTTTTTTGTCTATAGGCAGGTTCCATGACCGTCCCCTCGCTTTCAAAACGGGATACATATGCAGAGTGTTGTTAATCGATAGAGAGTTCTGTCGACCTATGTAATCTAGGTATATTTTACTACAAAAATGATAGCATCGTTTTAGTGAAAGGTATATAATCGGTATTAAATTACTACGATTTATTTTTCTGGAACTATTTTTGTTTGCTATAAATAGGACAATAGAACTATTAATTAAATCGCATGAAAACTCCAACAGGGATGAGGTGAACCATGTACACGATCAAGAAAAGGTTGGGTGAACTTCTGCTGGAATCCGGAATCATCACGGAGCAGCAGCTGCAAGCCGCTTTGGAGGAACAGCAGCGCACCAGAAAAAAGCTTGGTGACGTGTTGTTAGCACAAGGCGTCTTGACGGAGCACCAGCTCATCGAGGTGTTGGAATTTCAGCTGGGTATTCCTCATGTCACACTATCCAGGTTTCAAATTGATACGAAATTAAGCCAGGTCATTCCGGAGCAAATGGCCAGACGGTATCAAGTGCTTCCGATCCGCGTAGACGGACGTAAACTCATGGTTGCAATGGCCGATCCTTTGGATCTGTTTATCATCGACGACCTCAGAATGAGCACCGGCTTTACGATCGAACCGGCGATTATTTCGCGGGGCGAGCTGCAGCGGGGCATTGCCCGGTTGTATGGTCTGCAGGACTCCATGAATGAAATGATCAAGGATCTTGGGGCCGGCACCGCTCAAATTGAAGTTGAAGATGCGGTGATTCAGGGTGAGGAATCGCCTGTCGTCCGGCTGGTGCAGCAAATGATTGAGCAGGCGGTGCGCCTTGGCGCCAGCGACATTCACGTCGATCCGATGGAGACCCAACTGGCGATCCGTTATCGGATTGATGGACAGCTGCGCAATGAGCGGACGATTCCGAAGTCGATGCAAGGCGTCATCATCGCCAGGCTGAAGATTCTCGGCAACCTGAACATCGCTGAACGGCGGTTACCGCAGGATGGCCGGATCAAAATGCTGGTGGATGGCCAAACGATCGATATCCGTTTGTCGTCGCTGCCAACCGTCCATGGAGAAAAAATCGTCATGCGGCTGCTCGACCTTGCCGAAGGCGTGAAGGGCTTGGACAAGCTGGGCATGACGGAGCAGACGTTAAGCCTGTTCCGGCGCATGATTGAGAAGCAGCACGGCATGGTTCTGCTGACCGGGCCAACGGGGAGCGGGAAGACGACGACCTTGTATTCGGCCCTGCAGCACTTGAACCGGGAAGAAACGAATATCATTACGGTCGAAGATCCGGTGGAGTACACGCTGGACGGCGTGAACCAAATGCAGGTTCATCCGGCTGCCGGATTGACGTTTGCCAGGGGGTTGCGCTCCATCCTGCGTCAGGATCCCAACATTATCATGGTGGGGGAAATCCGCGATCTGGAAACGGCGGAGATTGCAATTCGTGCTTCTTTAACCGGGCATCTCGTATTTTCGACTTTACATACCAATGATGCGGTGAGTACGGTCGTCCGGCTGCGTGACATGGGGATCGAGCCGTACTTGATCGCCTCGTCGCTAATCGGGATCGTGGCCCAGAGGCTGGTGCGCTGCATCTGCCCGGACTGCAAAACGGCCTATACGCCAGATCGGCAGGAAATGATTTATCTGGAGCGTCTCGGCATTCAAACGGACAAGCTGTACCGCGGCAACGGCTGCGGCACCTGCGGCAAAACCGGCTACCGTGGCCGGATGGCGGTGCATGAAGCGCTGCTGATCAGCGACGACCTGCGCACGGCGATTGTGGAAGGCCGCTCAATTCATGAGCTGCGCCGGATGGCGAAGGAGCAAGGGATGACGCCGTTGTTTGCCGACGGGATCCAGAAAGCGCTGGAGGGACAAACCACCTTGCAGGAAATCATCCGTGAAGTGGAAGAGGGAGAGCGATGAATCAAGGACCGATCGTGACGGACGGGACGTTTAACGGACTGTTGAAGCAGGCGTTTGATGCCGGCGCCTCCGATTTGCACGTGACGGTGAATTCGCCTCCGGTGCTGCGCATCGATGGAGCGCTTCGCGCCCTGGACGGAGAGCTGCTCTCGCCGTCCATGCTGGAGCAGATCGTGCAAGAGCTGATGAGCCCGGCGCAGTATAAGAAATTCACGGAGTTCGGGGAGCTGGATTTCTCTTACGGCGTGCCGGGCCTCTCCCGGTTTCGCATCAATGTCTTCCGGCAGCGGGGCTCGATCAGCATCGCGGCCAGGGTCATTTCGCCTTCGATCCCGCCCTTCGAAACGTTAAATTTGCCGCCGGTGCTGTTGAAGCTGGCGCAGAAGCCGCAAGGGTTGTTTCTGGTTACCGGCCCGACGGGAAGCGGCAAATCAACGACGTTGGCTTCGTTGATTGACCATATTAATCATACCCAGCGCAAGCATATCGTAACGCTGGAGGATCCGATCGAATACTTGCACCGCCACGACAAGTCGATCATTAATCAGCGGGAGGTGGGGCTGGATACGTTGTCTTTTGATAACGGACTGCGGGCTGCGCTTCGTCAAGATCCGGATATCATCTTGGTTGGCGAGATGCGCGATCCGGAGACGATTCGGACGGCCATCACGGCGGCCGAAACCGGTCATCTCGTCTTTGCCACCTTACATACGGCGGACGCTCCGCAAACGATCGATCGGATCATTGATGCTTTTCCACCGGCCCAGCAGGGGCAGATCCGGATTCAGCTGGCTTCGGTGTTGCTGGCAATCCTATCGCAGCGGCTGCTTCCGTCCCGCAGCGGGAAAGGGCGGGTGTGCGCGACGGAATTGCTGCTCAATCCGCCGGCGGTCGGCAACCTGATCCGGACGGAGAAGGTGCACCAAATTCGAAGCGTGATGCAGACAAGCTCCCAGCTTGGGATGCACACGCTGGAGATGAGTCTGCGTGAGCTGCTGCGGCAAGGGGCCATTGATGAGGCTGCAGCCCGGCCATACCTAGCGGAAAGCCCTCATTAATTCACGAGGTTAAGTAAACAGCAGATGTGTGAAGCGGAAGGACAGATGGAAGATGCCCCAGTACGTATATCAGGGCAAGGATGTGGTGGGGAAGCGATGCAAAGGGGCTCTGCAAGCCCCGGATCGGCCAACCGCGCTTGCCGAACTCAAGAGGCAGCAAATCGTAGTAACGGGTCTGCGTGAGCAGCGCGAGACGGTGTGGAATAAAGAGTTTTACCTGGGCAGCCCGGTGAAGAACGAGCAGTTCGTCGTGTTTTGCCGGCAGTTTGCCACGATGATTAAGGCGGGAATCTCGATCGTGGAGGCGACCGCGATCTTAGCGGAGCAATCGGAAAGCAAACCGCTGAAGAAGACGCTGGCTGAAGTAACCGCCGAGCTCCGTAAGGGCAATACGCTCTCCGGGGCGGTCGCGGCGTACCCGCGGATTTTTCCGTCGATCTTTGTACATATGGTTCGCGCAGGGGAAGAGGCAGGCAGCATGGAAGAGACGCTGGAGCGGCTTGCGGTGTATTTTGAAAAAGCGCATGTCACGCGGGAGAAAGTGAAGTCCGCGATGACCTATCCGCTGATCGTCAGCGTGATGGCCGTGTTTGTGATTATCTTCCTGTTGAAATTTATGATTCCCCGCTTTCAAGCGATGTTCGCTGAATTAGGCGGTGATTTGCCCGCGATTACGAGGTTTACGCTTACCCTCAGCCGCAGTGTGGAACAGCATTGGATCGTATGGCTGCTGGCCGCTTTGGCGGCGGTTGCTGTGGTCTACCTGCTCTTGAAGTGGGAGCGAGGGGCGTATGCTTGGGATTATATCAAGCTCAAAGTCCCCGTGTTCGGGATGCTCAATCGGAAAAGCGCGATCGCCCAGATGACGCGGACGTTGTCTTCGTTGTTTGCCAGCGCGGTGCCGGTGCTTCAAGCCTTGGCGATCGTAGAGAAGGCCGTCGGCAACAGGGTGATCGGAGCGACGCTGCAGGAATGCCAGGCATCGCTGCGCCAAGGACGGCCGCTGTCAGAGCCGCTGCGCCAGTCGTGGGTGTTTCCGCCGCTGGTCACCCAGATGATTCGGGTTGGTGAGGAGACCGGTTCGATCGATGCGATGCTGGGCAAGGTGGCCGATTTTTATGAACGGGACGTTGAGAACACGGTGGACAAGCTGAAGCAGCTGATCGAGCCGGCGATGATTTTGCTGCTGGCTGGCGTGGTTGGCTTTATCATTGCTTCGGTAATGATCCCGATGCTTAGTATTTATCAAAGTATCAGCTGAATTGGGTTGAGCTCACGAAGTGAAGCAAATTATTTTAGGAGGTTAATTATTATGACAGCACTTATCCAACGGATTCAACGATTGCGCAAGGAAGAGAAGGGGATTACGCTCGTCGAGTTGCTGGCCGTTATCGTCATTATCGGGGTGATCGCTGCAATCGCGGTGCCTTTGATTTCCGGGTTGTTGAACGATACGAAGGAGAATGCCAGAACAGCAACGGCAAACCAGCTGTATGAAGCGGCGAGATTGAGATCGATTACGAAAAACAACGGGGAAGTTACAGGGACGCATAAGCTGTCCGACTTGGTTAGTGAAAAATACATCCAGAGCGGAATTACAGATCCCAAAACCGGGGCGGCATTAGGCGACAATACTTCCGTAAATCTGGACAATTGGAATACGGAGAATGCTGTAGTCACGTTGATCATCGGCAGTGATAGCGTCAGTTTTAAAACCTCTGAATTAAAAGCAGGTAAGAAGCTTGCTTCTTCTACAGACTGAAGCGGATGGACGCGAATATGATCCTGACGGCGCTGAATGTTGCCGGTGGGCTGGCCCTGGGGCCGGTCCTGGCGTGGTACGGGCGCCGGCTGGTGGCGAAGCGCGGGCTGCTGCGCGCAAGCAGCAGCCAAGCCGCAGGCCCGGCAGCGGGCGAAGCGGCCGCCGCCCTTGGGACGGCGGCGCTGTTCGCGCTGATGCACCTGCAATTCGGTGCATCGGGCGCATGGGCGCTCGGCCTGCTGCTGAGCGCGCTGGCCGTGCTGTGCGCGGTCACTGACCTGACCGCGCATATTATCCCCAACGGCGCCGTCCTAGGCTTCGGCGCCGTGCTGCTCGTCGCCGCCCCGCTGGCGGGCGGCGTGCCGTTGTGGAGCCAAGCGCTGGGCGCGCTTGGCGGCGGCGGTCTGCTGCTGCTGATCGCCCTCCTCACCTCCGGGAAAGGGATGGGGATGGGCGACGTGAAGCTGCTGACCGTCTTTGGCTGGGTCGTCGGCTTTCCCGGCGTGCTCCTGGCCTTGTTTCTGGCCAGCGCAGCCGGCGCGGCCGCCGGACTGCTGCAGCTGGCGTGGGGCCGCAGAAGACGCGGCCAGACGCTGGCGTTTGGTCCCTTTTTGGCAATCGGCACCCTGGTGGTTTACATGTATGGAAAGGAGATCATCCATTGGTATCTGCAAAACGTCATTCCTTTTTACTAAACCGGCGGTCGGCCCACATTGGGATTACGATCGATGAGGATGGAATCCGTTTCGTCAAATTTGACGCCAAACGTGGCATCGTAGAACGGGCCGGCTTGCTGCCGGTGGATGCCGAACTGAACGAGGACGGGGTTCCCGACGTGTCCGGCTTCACCGAGATGGTGAAGCGCTGGGCGAACCGCCGGGGACTAGCCGGGAAGAAAGTTCGTCTAGCGGCGCCCACCTCCCAATCGTTTATCCGCTTGCTCCAGGTCCCGAAGGTGAGCAAAAGGCAGCAACGCCGCGTGACCGAACTGGAGATCGAAGGCAGCATTCGCCTGCCGTTTGAGGATCCGGTGATTGACTACCATTGGATCGAGGAGCGCGAGGAGGGGGAGGCGCTGCTCACGTTTGTGGCCGCCGTGCCGCGTCCGATCATTCAAGAGATGGTGTCTTCACTGGAACAAGCTGGACTTCGTCTGGAAGCGGTCGATTTGGCGGCCATTGCGCTGTCGCGCATCCTTCGGCAGCAGCGCCTGCTAGGGGAATCCGGCAATGTGATGGCGATTAATTTCAAAGCCAAAGAAGCGGAGGTCTATACCTACCACCAGGGGTTGCCTGATTTCGTGCGCACGTTTCCCTTGGAGCCGATGTCCGGGGACAAGCTGAATACGTGGCGGTATGGGGAGATCGTCTCCTCGGTGACCCGGATCATGAATTTCTATGAGTATACGCTGCATGAAGGGCATGAACGCGTGCAAGGCATCGTGATTGCCGGCGCCGCGCCGGACAAGCCGGAGATCGTGCGCCAGCTGTCGGCGGCTTTTGATCAGGTGAGCGTGTCCGAAGTGGACTTGTCCCCGTATTTTGCTGGACAGGAAATCGCCGACCAAGGCAGCTATGCGATTGCCCTTGGCCTCGCCATGAAGGGAGCGGAAGGCCGATGATCGATATCAATTTGCTCCCTCCCAAGCCGCGTCCGGCTTCCTCTGGAGTCCTTCTCCCGCTCTTGTTGCTGCTCGCCGGGCTTGGGCTTTGCGCTTACTTTGGGTATGCCTTTTGGGGCGTTCACGAGACGGCTGCTGAATTAACTACGAGAATCGCCGAAACGGAACGGCAGCAGGCGGAGTTGCAAAGCGAACTGCAAAGCTTGGGGACTGCGGGAATCGGAGCGGCGGGCATCGAGTTGATCGAGAAGCTAAGTGGACAGCGGCCGGATGTGAAGGCGCTCATCACCAGCCTGGAAGCCCCGCTTCCCGCTGGGGGCACGTTGGAAACGGTACGCTTTCAAGAGACCGTACTCACTTGGACGTGCCGATTCGCCAGCTTAAGTGAAGCTAGTGCCTATTCCACCGCGCTGCGTAAACAGCCGGAACTAAGCGGCGAGCTGATTCAATCGGTGAAAGAGCTGCCGGGGCGGGGGTATATCGGCACATTTGAGCTGAAGCCGGGAACGGGAACGGCGGAACAGGCAGGTGACGGCGAATGAATACGGAACATCGCTCCGGATCGGCCGGAGCCCGCTGGATGCTGGTTGCTGCGCTGGTGCTGCTAGCGGCGGGATCGTTTTATTTCTTCGGATACCGGCCGGAGATGGAGAAATCGGCGAACCTGGCGTCCGACCACGAAGCCAAACAATTATTTCTGCAAAAAACACAGGCGATTGTTGAGGCCAAACGGGCAGATGCAGCAGCATCGGACGCTTTGGCCGATACGGCCAAGCGGGAGGCAGCGGTACCGGAGGAGCCCGACCGGGAAGGGATTTTGCTAGACCTGGAACGAGCGGCCAAGTCCTCCGGCGTACAGATTCGGGAGGTTGTCTTCGAAGGGCCGGAAAGCGGCGGGTCCTTTGCGGTTTCCGCTGATGCCGCGGCCGTAGATAATTCCTTGTCTCTGGACGGAAGTGTGTCCATTTTGAACAGTCTGCCCGCAGGTTCATCGTCGACAGACGGCGTTCCTTCTGCATTGGGGGCTTCCGGATTGTTAAATGAAGCGGAGCTCAGTACGGCGGGGTTCACCGTGATGTCGCTGCAGCTTCAGCTCCGGGGGAGCTTGGCGGAAGTCAAAAACTTCGCCGTAGCTCTGCAGAAAGCCGACCGGCTCTATATCGTCGACTCCTTTGAATATGGAAGAGAAGAAGAGGTGGAGAGCAAAACGGCGGTGTTCCGGCTGTTGGCATTGTACCGGTAACTCAGGAAATCAGAGCTCTTTACGTTTGAATTAAGCATTCCGGCGGTGTGCTGGGGTGCTTTTTTTTCTATTTCCAACGATTCCTTGATACTTTTTGGTATGTTTCCCGTATAAATAACTATAATGCTGAAAGGTGGTGCAACAGGGGGATGGAAATGTGGGCGATTTGGCTCATCGTCGCCGGAATCTTATTGGTACTTGAGATGATGACGATGACTTTTTACCTGCTATGGCTCTGCATCGGTTCGCTGGTTGCGGTAGTTGTAGCTTTGGTGGCCCCCGAAGCTTACTTCTGGCAGGTCGCTTTGGGCTGTCTGGTCGCCGTAGTCCTGACGGTGTTTACGAAGCCGCTTTCCAGAAAATTTCGCACAGCAAAAGGATTTAAGGATATCGGTACCGAACTGGTAGGGAAGCAAGGCGTCGTTGTGGAATCGATTGAACCCGGTCAATACGGCATCGTGAAGGTTGGGGGAGATTCGTGGAGCGCGAAGGCCTCCGTCCCGATCGGCAGGGATGAGAAGGTTCGGGTGCTGGCGCGAAGCAGTACAATTATCGAAGTAGAAAGATGGGAGGAAATTACTTAATGCAATGGGCAATTATTGCGGTCATTGTGGTCGTTGTTGTCGTATTTGTCTCACTGACAGTCAAAATCGTACCGCAGCAACGGGTGGGTGTCGTTGAACGGCTCGGTAAATTTAACCGTTTGCTGACGCCGGGTCTGAACGTCCTGATCCCGATCATCGACCAGGTGCGGACGTATCACGATTTGCGGATTCAACAGACGAATGTGCCGCCGCAAACCGTCATCACCAAAGATAACGTACAGGTGCAGATCGACACGATTATTTTCTATCAGGTTGTAAATCCGGAACAAGCAACGTACGGCATTTCTGATTTTGTGTACGGGGTGCGTAACATTACAACAGCTACGCTGCGTCAGATCATCGGTAAAATGGAACTGGACGAAACGTTGTCCGGTCGGGAGAAGATTTCAACCGATATCCGGACGGCGCTTGATGAAGCGACCGAGAAGTGGGGCGTGCGGATCGAACGGGTAGAAGTCCTCGACATCCGGCCGCCGGTCGATATCCAAGAAGCGATGGACAAACAAATGAAGGCCGAGCGGAACAAACGGGCCATCGTGCTTGAGGCCGAAGCCGCCAAGCAGGATATGATCCTGCGTGCGGAAGGTGACAAGCAAAGTAAGATTCTGAAAGCGGAAGGCGACAAGGAAGCGCGTATTCGCGAAGCCGAAGGCTTCCGCCAAGCCCAGGAGCTGGAGGCGCTGGGTCAAGCAAAAGCGATCGAGTCGATTGCCGCCGCCGAAAAGACGCGGATCGAAATGCTGCGCGACGCTGCTTTAACCGAAGCCGTCCTGGCGTACCAGTCCTTCGAAGCGTTGAAGGAAGTGGCCAAGGGACCGGCCAACAAGGTATTTCTCCCATCGAATGCGATCGAAACGCTGGGAAGCCTCGGCGCGATCGGCGAAGTGTTCAAAGCTGGCAAGGACGGCAAATCATAAGCTTTCAAATGAAGAAGCCCGGCAAGAGATTGTTCTTGCCGGGCTCTTTTTCATGCTTAACTCGATCGGCGCTCTCTCGGTCGGTTCCTCTATATATGAACGGCTCAGGAATGCCGGTTCGACAATTGCGCCTTCAGACGTTCCAGCTCTTCGTTGACGGCGGCGGACTGGGTTGTGCCTGCATCCGCGACACCGGCCGTTCTCCCGTAGCTGGCGGAGACTTCTTGCTGAGCTTCCCAGCTCAGGATCTTCTCCTCCATGCGCTCGAAGCCCCGCGCGGCTGCGCCGCTTTCGATGCCGCGGCTAAAGTTCGGCCGTTCGGTCTCGGCTTTGACTTGTACCTTGCGGGCACGGGCTGCCAGCTCGTTACGTTTCTCCTTCAAGCGGGCAAACTCCGCTTTGCCTTCCGCGATGCGAATCTCCAGCTCAGCGACGCGGTCACGGGCCTCCTGCGCTTCTTTGGCGTACAGCTGCGCTTGCTCCTCGTAACGGATTTTCTCCGCAGCCGCATGGCGCGCCGTCACTTCATCGCCTTGCTCCAGAGCGGTCAAAGCCCGAATTTCACTTTGCTTGGCCAGATGCGCGATATCTGCGCTTTTTCGCTCCTGAACGGTCGCGGTCATTTGCTGCTCCTTCAACAGTTTCTCAGCGGCGGCGATGTCGTCCTCCAGGTTGCGTAAGTATTGGCCGGTCATCAGGACCGGATCCTCCAGTTTGTTTAACACTTCATGAATGGAAGCCTTGGCCAGATTGGCGATACGATCAAATACGCTGCTCATTGGAATCTCTCCTTTAGGGTTAATAGAGTTTGGGAACTTTCACAGATCAAAACGGGGAAAACGGATCATCGTAGCTGTAGCTGCCGATCGGTTCCTTGGGAACGATGAGGCTTGCGATCAGGTACAGGGCTACGACGGTGCCAAAGCTGAAGAATACCGCAACGACGGCGATCAGCCGCACGACCGTGGAGTCAACCCCAAGCCATTGGGCGAGCCCGCCGCACAGGCCGCTCAGTTGCTTATCCGTTGCCGAACGATACAGTTTTCTCATGGTCAACCACTCGCTTTCATTTATTTTTAAGTCAATAGGATCATGGGGACTGAGTCTCGATTGAACGAATGTGTTATCCGTTGTTCATGTCTTCATTCTACCGGGAATGGCGGCAGGGCATAACGGGCTGGGGACGGTTTGTGAACTGGACCTTGGTCGGGCCGGTTCCTCGTCTGGAAGTCGGGGCAGGGGCTTGGGCGCGGGAGGGATTCTGGCAAGTGAAATGAAAAAAAGCTTGACGTCACGCCTATGTAAGCGCTTATTGCGGGAAGTGGACGTTTTCGTTATAGTGTTGTGCATAAGGGAGGGGCGCCGATGTTTTTTTCGCTACGCAATCGGCTGATTGCCGTATTTGTCGTCTTATTGGTCATTTCCTTCTGCGTCATGTTCCTGATCAGCTATAACAAGTCCAGCGCGATCTTGCGCTCTGACAGCGAAACGGCGGCATTGGAAAAAATGACGGCCTACACCGCACTCATCAACTCCACGATTGGCCAAATCTACGATTTCTCCTCAGTGATCTATAACAGTGACATCACGAACGACTGGAGCGAATTCGTCTCCGATCCCACGCAGTCCGAAGGGCAGAAGATGCTGAAAAATATCCAGCTCAGCAAATTTTTGACGCGGACGGTGAACAACTATTCCATCATCGCCACCGCCTCGATTTATCGCAAAGACGGGCTGTATGTCGGTCTGGACAACCAGATCTTGCAGGACCCGTCGTTTTTGGAGACGGACTGGTATCGAAATTTTTACGAGTCTGAGCAGCATTGGGCCCCGGCGGCGGTGGATCCGTTTGAACCGGTGCGTTTGAAGGAGCATGAGGTCATCAGCTTCCTGATCCCGATCGGGACGTTCAGCGTTTCCCAAGCTACCGCCATCATGAAGGTGAACGTTCGCGCTGAATACTTCAAGGACCCGCTCAGCCAGGTGCATCTCGGAACCCATGGTACGATTTTTTTGCTTAGCGGCGAAGGTGAACCGCTGTTAGGCCAGCCGTTATCAGATTTCAGCGAACCGGTCCTGAACAAGCTGGGGGAGATCCGGGAGCGGGGGCCGCGGGAAGGCGTATTTTATGCCAAACCTCAGGGCGAGGACATGATCTACGTCTATAAAAAACTGCAATTTAACGATTGGATGCTCGTTGGGGCGGTCTCGGAAAATGAACTGCTGGCCAACCTGATCAATCTGAAATCAGGGATTTTGGTGGCGACCGGGACACTGTTGGTGTTCGCTGTCCTTGCGGCCGTCTGGATTTCCTACAGCATTACCAAACCGCTGGGCGGCTTGGTGGCAGCGATGCGGCTTGTCCAGCGCGGGGAGTTCGCCCAGGCGGAGCAGCGTATTCCTGAGCGGCAGCAGGTGAACCATGAGGTCGGGTTCGTGACGGCCACGTTCCGTAACATGATTGTACGGCTGCGCGCCCATTTGAAAAGCGAGTTTGAATTGAAGCTGCGCCGGCAACAGGCGGAATATCGGGCGCTGCTGATGCAGATTAATCCGCATTTTTTGTTTAACACGTTGGAGTTACTCAGCAGTCTGGTGATCCAGAGGCGAACGGATGATGCAGTTGACGTTATCGAATCGCTAGGCAAAATGCTGCGCTTCTCGCTGAATGCCAAAAGCGATCTGATCCCGTTGCGTGACGAAGTGACGTATACCGAATCTTTCGCTGCGATTCTGCACCATCGGTTTGCGGAACAGCTGGATTTGACGCTGGAGAACGCGGTGCCGGACCGTCCGGTGTATATCGTGAAGTTTATTTTGCAGCCGCTTGTGGAAAATGCCGTGAAATACAGTCAGGTCAAAAACGACGTTGCCGTTGTGCGCATCCGGATTTGGGAGGAGGATCAACGGCTGCTCTTGCAGGTGGCCGACAACGGAGTTGGCATGGAGCCGGACTTGGTGCGGCAGCTGAACGAGGAGTACCAGCATTCCCAACTGGAGCAGGTATTAAGCACCGGCGGGAGACAGATCGGCTTGCGGAATATTTTGGCTCGGTGTGCGCTTTATTATGGAGCTGGCTTTGCGTTTTCGATTCAATCGGCGTCCGGGGAAGGGACGACGATCACACTGAGTTTGCCGATAGGGGAGGGAAATGCGGATGTATAACGTGCTGCTGGTTGATGATGAACGGGAGATTCGTCAAGGACTAAGGCTAAAAATCGATTGGCAGCAGCTGGGCCTCCAGATCGCCGGGGAAGCGGGGAATGGTCAGGAGGCGCTGGAGTGGCTTCAGACCGGGGACTGCGACATTATCATTACCGATATGCGCATGCCGATCATGGACGGGGTGGAGCTGCTCGAAAGCTGTTCCCGGCAATATCCGGATATTCGTCTGATCGTGCTGACGGGATATGACGATTTTCAGTATGCCCATGCGGCGATCAAAAATCGCGCCAGCGACCTGCTGCTCAAGCCGGTGA
This region includes:
- a CDS encoding cache domain-containing sensor histidine kinase is translated as MFFSLRNRLIAVFVVLLVISFCVMFLISYNKSSAILRSDSETAALEKMTAYTALINSTIGQIYDFSSVIYNSDITNDWSEFVSDPTQSEGQKMLKNIQLSKFLTRTVNNYSIIATASIYRKDGLYVGLDNQILQDPSFLETDWYRNFYESEQHWAPAAVDPFEPVRLKEHEVISFLIPIGTFSVSQATAIMKVNVRAEYFKDPLSQVHLGTHGTIFLLSGEGEPLLGQPLSDFSEPVLNKLGEIRERGPREGVFYAKPQGEDMIYVYKKLQFNDWMLVGAVSENELLANLINLKSGILVATGTLLVFAVLAAVWISYSITKPLGGLVAAMRLVQRGEFAQAEQRIPERQQVNHEVGFVTATFRNMIVRLRAHLKSEFELKLRRQQAEYRALLMQINPHFLFNTLELLSSLVIQRRTDDAVDVIESLGKMLRFSLNAKSDLIPLRDEVTYTESFAAILHHRFAEQLDLTLENAVPDRPVYIVKFILQPLVENAVKYSQVKNDVAVVRIRIWEEDQRLLLQVADNGVGMEPDLVRQLNEEYQHSQLEQVLSTGGRQIGLRNILARCALYYGAGFAFSIQSASGEGTTITLSLPIGEGNADV